From one Butyricimonas faecihominis genomic stretch:
- a CDS encoding N-6 DNA methylase, which yields MAFNRKQKLRDNIEAIRTAFILDRENRTATTEERAILQRYCGFGGLKCILNPAKELTDAVRWAKSDLELFAPTVELHRLIRENSKDETEYKRFVDSLKASVLTAFYTPKEITDTIADVLADYSVRPARMLEPSAGVGVFVDSMLRHSPNADVMAFEKDLLTGTILRHLYPDQKMRTCGFEKIERPFNNYFDLAVSNIPFGDIAVFDAEFQRSDSFGRRSAQKTIHNYFFLKGLDAVRDGGIVAFITSQGVLNSTKTSVRNELFSQANLVSAIRLPNNLFTDNAGTEVGSDLIVLQKNLSKKEMSQDERLMTVIQTDTKTALTDNAYFIHHPERIVHTMAKLDTDPYGKPAMVYLHEGKAAGIAGDLRRMLDEDFHYRLAMRLYSGSIRQAGTEEKVAVQNKVERPAIKLETVSSAQTVETPTEKPQPADEKPEIEPRPQYSAGVQLTLLDLWGMTEEVSQPKTSKKKKTVKKAVTAKSTPPKPKVTVTPTAPTAKPAMENKEVKAENTAKPADPDDIYATLDWDTNPPINGFYEMMMGLTPERRKELRELARQHNEKQVAEKTEVKAVPETSREQPRQEETQPEAVAAPAVTDTPSEAVGTFLFPDIEAEKPKEEVVDLSPRAYHRTPEMHLREGSLVADRGRHNIGYLKDITPYGATFQPLDLKGYQKEKALLYVSLRDAYERLYRYESLRREANVPWREHLNTCYDEFVMRYGNLNAKQNVKLVMMDAGGRDILSLERMENGKFVKADIFEHPVSFAVESHANVGSPEEALSASLNKYGTVNLDYMREITDSTAEDLLTALQGRIYYNPLVTGYEIKDRFIAGNVIEKAERIEAWMGDNPENERMPEVKQALEALKDAEPQRIAFEDLDFNFGERWIPTGVYAAYMSRLFDTEVKIAYSASMDEFSVVCGYRTMKITDEFLVKGYYRNYDGMHLLKHALHNTCPDMMKSIGKDEHGNDIKMRDSEGIQLANAKIDEIRNGFSEWLEEQSPQFKERLVTMYNRKFNCFVRPRYDGSHQTFPDLNLKGLASRGIKSVYPSQMDCVWMLKQNGGGICDHEVGTGKTLIMCIAAHEMKRLNLAHKPMIIGLKANVAEIAATYQAAYPNARILYASEKDFSTANRVRFFNNIKNNDYDCVIMSHDQFGKIPQSPELQQRILQAELDTVEENLEVLRQQGKNVSRAMLKGLEKRKHNLEAKLEKVEHAIKSRTDDVVDFKQMGIDHIFIDESHQFKNLTFNTRHDRVAGLGNSEGSQKALNMLFAIRTIQERTGKDLGATFLSGTTISNSLTELYLLFKYLRPKELERQDIRCFDAWAAIFAKKTTDFEFNVTNNVVQKERFRYFIKVPELAAFYNEITDYRTAEDVGVDRPAKNEILHHIPPTPEQEDFIQKLMQFAKTGDATLLGRLPLSETEEKAKMLIATDYARKMALDMRMIDPNYEDHPDNKASHCAKMIAEYYQKYDAQKGTQFVFSDLGTYQPGDGWNVYSEIKRKLTEDYGIPPSEVRFIQECKTDKARKAVIDAMNAGTVRVLFGSTSMLGTGVNAQKRCVAIHHLDTPWRPSDLQQRDGRGVRAGNEIAKHFAGNNVDVIIYAVEKSLDSYKFNLLHCKQTFISQLKSGAMGARTIDEGAMDEKSGMNFSEYMALLSGNTDLLDKAKLEKRIASLEGERKSFNKGKRDSEFKLESKTGELRNNTAFIDAMTEDWNRFLSVVQTDKEGNRLNIIKVDGVDSADEKVIGKRLQEIAKNATTGGLYTQVGELYGFPIKVVSERILKEGLEFTDNRFVVEGNYKYTYNNGHLAMADPLAAARNFLNAMERIPSIIDQYKAKNEVLEMEIPQLQEIAGKVWKKEDELKQLKSELAALDRKIQLELAPPTPEVAEKENEGQQLKPEAEDVRNRQAQYPENAPPQIRSPADSIVANHVIIGRPGLYAKEETRSKGLKI from the coding sequence ATGGCGTTTAACCGCAAACAGAAACTGCGGGACAACATCGAGGCGATACGGACGGCATTCATCCTTGACAGGGAAAATAGGACAGCGACAACCGAAGAGCGTGCCATACTTCAAAGGTACTGCGGTTTCGGCGGTCTGAAATGTATCCTCAACCCTGCAAAGGAACTGACGGATGCCGTCCGGTGGGCGAAATCCGACCTCGAACTGTTCGCCCCGACGGTGGAGCTGCACAGGCTTATCCGTGAGAACAGCAAGGACGAAACAGAGTACAAGCGGTTTGTGGATTCGCTGAAAGCGTCCGTGCTGACCGCTTTCTACACCCCCAAAGAGATAACCGACACCATCGCGGACGTGCTGGCAGATTACAGCGTCCGCCCCGCCCGTATGCTCGAACCGTCGGCAGGTGTCGGCGTGTTCGTGGATTCCATGCTGCGGCACAGCCCCAATGCGGATGTGATGGCTTTCGAGAAGGATCTGCTCACGGGTACAATCTTGAGGCATCTCTATCCCGACCAGAAAATGCGCACCTGCGGTTTTGAGAAAATCGAAAGACCGTTCAACAATTATTTCGACTTGGCGGTGTCCAACATTCCGTTCGGTGACATTGCCGTGTTCGACGCGGAGTTTCAGCGGAGCGACTCTTTCGGCAGACGCTCCGCCCAGAAAACCATCCACAACTATTTCTTTCTCAAAGGACTGGATGCCGTGCGTGACGGCGGTATCGTGGCGTTCATCACCTCGCAAGGGGTATTGAATAGCACCAAGACCTCCGTGCGTAACGAGCTGTTCAGTCAGGCCAATCTGGTATCCGCGATACGCCTGCCCAACAACCTGTTCACGGACAACGCGGGCACGGAGGTGGGCAGTGACCTGATTGTCCTGCAAAAGAACCTCAGCAAGAAGGAAATGTCGCAGGACGAGCGGCTGATGACCGTGATACAGACGGACACGAAAACCGCCCTGACCGACAACGCCTATTTCATCCACCACCCGGAACGCATCGTGCATACGATGGCGAAACTTGACACAGACCCCTACGGGAAGCCCGCTATGGTTTATCTGCACGAGGGCAAGGCAGCAGGCATCGCCGGGGATTTGCGCCGTATGCTCGACGAGGATTTCCATTACAGGCTTGCCATGCGCTTGTATTCGGGTTCAATCCGGCAGGCAGGAACGGAAGAAAAAGTTGCCGTTCAAAATAAAGTAGAGCGTCCTGCCATAAAATTGGAAACAGTATCCTCGGCGCAGACGGTGGAAACTCCGACAGAAAAGCCGCAACCCGCAGATGAAAAGCCGGAGATAGAACCGCGCCCGCAATATTCCGCAGGCGTGCAGCTCACCCTGCTTGACCTCTGGGGGATGACGGAAGAGGTCAGCCAACCGAAAACCTCCAAAAAGAAAAAGACGGTGAAAAAGGCAGTTACGGCAAAGTCCACTCCGCCCAAACCGAAAGTCACGGTTACACCGACAGCTCCAACTGCAAAACCCGCAATGGAGAATAAGGAGGTGAAAGCGGAGAACACCGCCAAGCCTGCCGACCCGGACGACATCTATGCCACACTGGACTGGGATACCAATCCTCCCATCAACGGTTTCTATGAAATGATGATGGGTTTGACGCCGGAGCGTAGGAAAGAACTTCGGGAACTGGCAAGGCAGCATAACGAGAAACAAGTGGCGGAAAAGACGGAAGTGAAAGCCGTGCCGGAAACTTCCCGTGAGCAGCCACGACAGGAGGAAACACAGCCGGAGGCAGTCGCCGCACCTGCCGTTACAGATACCCCATCGGAAGCGGTGGGGACTTTCCTTTTCCCCGACATCGAAGCGGAAAAGCCGAAGGAGGAAGTCGTGGACCTTTCTCCGCGTGCCTACCACCGCACGCCGGAGATGCACCTGCGCGAAGGGTCGCTGGTGGCTGACCGGGGGCGTCATAACATCGGCTACCTGAAAGACATCACGCCATACGGGGCGACATTCCAGCCGCTCGACCTGAAAGGATACCAGAAGGAAAAGGCGTTGTTGTATGTGTCGCTGCGTGACGCCTACGAGCGTCTGTACCGTTATGAATCGCTCCGGCGCGAGGCAAATGTTCCGTGGCGAGAGCATCTGAATACCTGTTACGATGAGTTTGTCATGCGCTACGGCAACCTCAACGCCAAGCAGAACGTGAAGTTAGTGATGATGGATGCGGGCGGGCGCGACATCCTTTCGCTGGAACGGATGGAAAACGGAAAGTTCGTCAAGGCGGACATCTTCGAGCATCCTGTTTCCTTCGCGGTGGAGAGCCATGCCAACGTAGGCTCTCCCGAAGAAGCCCTGTCTGCGTCGCTCAACAAATATGGTACGGTCAATCTCGACTATATGCGGGAGATAACCGACAGCACGGCGGAGGATTTGCTCACTGCCCTGCAAGGGCGCATCTACTACAATCCGCTCGTGACCGGTTACGAAATCAAAGACCGTTTCATCGCCGGAAATGTCATAGAGAAAGCGGAACGCATAGAGGCATGGATGGGTGACAATCCCGAAAATGAGCGTATGCCGGAGGTGAAGCAGGCGTTGGAGGCTCTGAAAGATGCCGAGCCGCAGCGCATCGCCTTCGAGGATCTGGACTTCAATTTCGGGGAACGCTGGATTCCGACGGGTGTCTATGCCGCCTACATGAGCCGGCTGTTCGACACGGAGGTGAAAATCGCCTATTCCGCAAGCATGGACGAGTTTTCGGTGGTGTGCGGCTACCGCACCATGAAAATCACGGACGAGTTTCTGGTGAAGGGGTATTACCGGAACTATGACGGTATGCACCTCCTAAAACACGCCCTGCACAACACCTGCCCTGACATGATGAAGTCCATCGGCAAGGACGAGCATGGCAACGACATCAAGATGCGCGACAGCGAGGGAATACAACTCGCCAACGCCAAGATTGACGAGATACGAAACGGCTTCTCCGAATGGCTCGAAGAGCAGTCGCCGCAGTTCAAGGAGCGGCTTGTGACGATGTATAACCGCAAGTTCAACTGTTTCGTGCGCCCGCGCTACGACGGCTCCCATCAGACCTTTCCCGACCTCAACCTGAAAGGGCTGGCAAGCCGGGGTATCAAGAGCGTCTATCCCTCACAGATGGATTGCGTCTGGATGTTGAAACAGAACGGCGGCGGAATTTGCGACCACGAGGTGGGAACCGGTAAGACGCTGATAATGTGCATCGCCGCGCATGAGATGAAGCGTCTGAATTTGGCACACAAGCCGATGATTATCGGGCTGAAAGCCAACGTTGCGGAGATTGCAGCCACCTATCAGGCGGCATATCCCAACGCACGTATTCTGTACGCTTCGGAGAAGGACTTTTCGACCGCCAACCGTGTGCGCTTCTTCAATAATATAAAGAACAACGACTACGATTGCGTCATCATGTCGCACGACCAGTTCGGCAAGATACCGCAGTCGCCGGAATTGCAGCAGCGCATCCTGCAAGCAGAGCTTGACACGGTGGAGGAAAACCTCGAAGTGCTACGGCAGCAGGGAAAGAACGTGTCGCGGGCGATGCTGAAAGGATTGGAGAAGCGCAAGCACAACCTTGAAGCGAAGCTGGAGAAGGTGGAACACGCCATAAAGTCACGCACGGACGACGTGGTGGATTTCAAGCAGATGGGCATCGACCACATCTTCATAGATGAGAGCCACCAGTTCAAGAATCTGACTTTCAACACGCGCCACGACCGTGTGGCGGGATTGGGAAACAGCGAGGGAAGCCAGAAGGCACTTAACATGCTCTTTGCCATACGCACCATACAGGAGCGCACAGGAAAAGACTTGGGTGCGACCTTCCTCTCCGGCACGACTATCAGCAACTCACTGACTGAATTGTACCTGCTGTTCAAGTACCTGCGCCCGAAGGAGCTGGAACGGCAGGACATAAGGTGTTTCGACGCTTGGGCGGCGATATTTGCCAAGAAGACGACGGATTTTGAATTTAACGTGACGAACAATGTGGTCCAGAAGGAGCGTTTCCGCTACTTCATCAAAGTGCCGGAGCTTGCCGCCTTCTATAATGAAATCACGGACTACCGCACGGCGGAGGATGTGGGCGTTGACCGTCCTGCCAAGAACGAGATACTGCACCATATACCGCCCACGCCGGAACAGGAGGACTTCATACAGAAACTGATGCAGTTCGCCAAGACGGGCGATGCCACCTTGTTGGGCAGGCTGCCGCTTTCGGAAACGGAAGAAAAGGCGAAGATGCTCATCGCCACGGACTATGCCCGGAAAATGGCACTCGACATGCGCATGATAGACCCGAATTACGAAGATCATCCCGACAACAAAGCGAGTCACTGTGCCAAGATGATCGCGGAGTATTATCAAAAATACGACGCCCAGAAAGGCACGCAGTTCGTTTTCTCTGATTTGGGGACATACCAGCCGGGCGACGGGTGGAACGTCTATTCGGAAATCAAGCGCAAACTGACGGAGGACTACGGTATACCGCCAAGCGAGGTGCGCTTCATTCAGGAGTGCAAGACCGACAAGGCGCGGAAGGCGGTGATAGACGCCATGAACGCCGGGACGGTGCGTGTGCTGTTCGGCTCTACCTCTATGCTCGGAACGGGTGTGAACGCCCAGAAACGGTGTGTGGCTATCCATCATCTCGATACGCCGTGGCGACCGTCCGACTTGCAACAGCGTGACGGACGCGGAGTTAGGGCAGGTAATGAGATTGCCAAACATTTCGCCGGGAACAACGTGGATGTAATCATCTACGCGGTGGAGAAGTCACTGGACAGCTACAAGTTCAACCTCCTGCACTGCAAGCAGACTTTCATAAGCCAGCTCAAAAGCGGTGCGATGGGTGCGCGTACCATCGACGAGGGGGCAATGGACGAAAAATCGGGCATGAATTTCTCGGAATACATGGCGTTGCTCTCCGGCAATACCGACCTGTTGGACAAGGCGAAACTGGAAAAGCGGATCGCATCGCTCGAAGGGGAACGCAAGTCGTTCAACAAGGGCAAGCGTGATTCGGAGTTCAAGCTGGAGTCAAAGACCGGCGAGTTGCGCAACAACACGGCTTTCATAGATGCCATGACGGAGGACTGGAACCGCTTCCTGTCGGTGGTGCAGACCGACAAGGAGGGCAACCGCCTTAATATAATAAAGGTGGACGGAGTGGATTCCGCCGATGAGAAGGTCATCGGAAAGCGTTTGCAGGAGATAGCCAAGAATGCCACGACCGGAGGGTTGTACACGCAGGTCGGTGAACTTTACGGTTTTCCGATAAAGGTGGTGAGCGAAAGGATACTCAAAGAGGGATTGGAGTTCACCGACAACCGCTTCGTGGTCGAGGGGAACTACAAGTACACCTACAACAACGGGCATCTGGCGATGGCTGACCCGTTGGCCGCCGCCCGCAACTTCCTCAACGCGATGGAGAGGATACCCTCCATCATCGACCAGTACAAGGCGAAGAACGAGGTGCTGGAGATGGAGATACCGCAGTTACAGGAGATAGCGGGTAAGGTGTGGAAGAAGGAGGACGAGCTGAAGCAGTTGAAGTCCGAACTTGCCGCCCTTGACCGAAAAATTCAGCTGGAGCTTGCGCCACCCACGCCCGAAGTCGCAGAAAAGGAGAATGAAGGGCAACAGCTCAAGCCGGAAGCGGAAGATGTGAGGAACAGGCAGGCGCAATATCCCGAAAATGCACCGCCGCAGATACGCAGTCCGGCGGATAGTATCGTTGCCAACCATGTCATAATCGGGCGTCCGGGACTGTATGCCAAGGAGGAAACCCGGTCCAAAGGATTGAAAATATAA
- a CDS encoding DUF1896 domain-containing protein, whose translation MNNKKKNEGQTDFSYYGLYLLDYLRTNKFEQADDTAFIRERADRAAETYERARLEGYPADGAQELAMDTLLRGLHYSRYAILREVVENEFADEVPEEKREAFVLKLLPLVGNVFSVYDLSDDNFALSSDYDLLYTELTGATVLYLDEYGV comes from the coding sequence ATGAACAACAAGAAGAAAAACGAGGGTCAGACCGACTTTTCCTATTACGGTCTGTACCTGCTGGACTATCTCCGCACGAACAAGTTTGAACAGGCTGACGACACCGCTTTCATACGGGAACGGGCCGACCGTGCCGCCGAAACGTATGAGAGGGCACGGCTTGAAGGCTATCCCGCCGATGGTGCGCAGGAACTGGCGATGGACACGCTGCTGCGCGGGCTGCATTATTCCCGTTACGCCATCCTCCGCGAAGTCGTGGAAAACGAGTTTGCCGATGAAGTGCCGGAAGAGAAGCGTGAAGCCTTTGTCCTGAAACTGCTGCCGCTTGTCGGCAACGTGTTCTCCGTCTATGACCTCTCGGATGACAATTTCGCCCTGTCTTCCGATTACGACCTGCTCTACACGGAGCTGACGGGAGCAACCGTCCTTTACTTAGACGAATATGGCGTTTAA